In one Nocardioides luteus genomic region, the following are encoded:
- a CDS encoding phosphoenolpyruvate carboxykinase (GTP) — MVDVDKVLDEAGLTNPHVREYVSYWAGVTGAEQIEVVSAADDERLLQESLEAGELLPVTGGRYYSRSYSKDTARSEERTVVATSNPEDKGVYNNWKPADETVKTLTERMTGASKGKTMYVIPYLMAPAGSPLEAYAAGVELTDSRPVVQQMIRMARVGIDYINNLEDPNSFVRAVHVTGDLPNLGQGTDNDQRLFATVADQRTILHFGSSYGGNALLGKIAHGLRQACYDGRASGKFLAEQFLLLGIKDKETGEDFHVVGGFPSASGKTNLSMTLSPDALGERYEVTFYGDDIAWIWVGEDGKLRAFNPENGVFGVAKDTNEKTNPGAIEAILPGSGAIFTNVAYNEKTQEVWWEGLTKHHPDDLDGWIDWKGERLADRLDSELREPWAHPNSRFTTPISKVPNAAPDFDDPAGVPIDAIIFGGRTRDREPLIRAITDVAEGVYDGLTLGAEATAAADGLEGVLRYDPMSMRPFLAYEEGDYARHWLKIIGEATDKPVFAHVNWFQRDADDGHFLWPGYRENVRALLWLLQFKKGEVKGQQSPVGIIPTEDELDLRGLELPQKDLDRILTLDLARWKQEMGFREEHLKQFKLPEEIWEAHKRVAAAIDEAAQA, encoded by the coding sequence ATGGTTGACGTGGACAAGGTCCTCGATGAGGCGGGGCTGACGAATCCTCATGTGCGGGAGTATGTCTCCTACTGGGCAGGGGTGACCGGAGCCGAGCAGATCGAGGTTGTCAGCGCAGCCGACGACGAGCGGCTTCTCCAGGAGTCCCTGGAAGCTGGTGAGCTCCTCCCGGTGACGGGCGGCCGCTACTACAGCCGTTCCTACAGCAAGGACACCGCGCGCTCCGAGGAGCGCACCGTGGTCGCCACCTCCAACCCGGAGGACAAGGGCGTCTACAACAACTGGAAGCCCGCGGACGAGACCGTCAAGACGCTCACCGAGCGGATGACCGGCGCCTCCAAGGGCAAGACGATGTACGTCATCCCCTACCTGATGGCTCCCGCCGGCAGCCCGCTCGAGGCCTACGCCGCCGGTGTCGAGCTCACCGACAGCCGCCCGGTCGTGCAGCAGATGATCCGGATGGCCCGCGTCGGCATCGACTACATCAACAACCTCGAGGACCCGAACTCGTTCGTCCGTGCGGTGCACGTGACCGGCGACCTGCCCAACCTCGGGCAGGGGACCGACAACGACCAGCGTCTGTTCGCGACGGTCGCCGACCAGCGTACGATCCTGCACTTCGGCTCCTCCTACGGCGGCAACGCGCTGCTGGGCAAGATCGCCCACGGCCTGCGCCAGGCCTGCTACGACGGCCGCGCCTCCGGCAAGTTCCTGGCCGAGCAGTTCCTGCTGCTGGGCATCAAGGACAAGGAGACCGGCGAGGACTTCCACGTCGTCGGCGGCTTCCCCTCGGCCTCCGGCAAGACCAACCTCTCGATGACGCTCTCGCCCGACGCCCTCGGTGAGCGTTACGAGGTCACCTTCTACGGCGACGACATCGCCTGGATCTGGGTCGGCGAGGACGGCAAGCTGCGGGCCTTCAACCCGGAGAACGGCGTCTTCGGTGTCGCTAAGGACACCAACGAGAAGACCAACCCGGGCGCCATCGAGGCGATCCTGCCGGGCTCGGGCGCGATCTTCACCAACGTCGCCTACAACGAGAAGACCCAGGAGGTCTGGTGGGAGGGGCTCACCAAGCACCACCCGGACGACCTCGACGGCTGGATCGACTGGAAGGGCGAGCGTCTCGCCGACCGGCTCGACTCCGAGCTCCGTGAGCCGTGGGCGCACCCCAACTCCCGGTTCACCACGCCGATCTCGAAGGTGCCCAACGCGGCCCCCGACTTCGACGACCCCGCCGGCGTTCCGATCGACGCGATCATCTTCGGTGGCCGCACCCGTGACCGCGAGCCGCTGATCCGCGCGATCACCGACGTGGCCGAGGGCGTCTACGACGGCCTCACCCTGGGTGCCGAGGCAACCGCCGCGGCCGACGGCCTCGAGGGCGTGCTCCGCTACGACCCGATGTCGATGCGTCCGTTCCTCGCCTACGAGGAGGGCGACTACGCCCGCCACTGGCTGAAGATCATCGGTGAGGCCACCGACAAGCCGGTCTTCGCCCACGTGAACTGGTTCCAGCGCGACGCCGACGACGGTCACTTCCTGTGGCCCGGCTACCGCGAGAACGTCCGTGCGCTGCTGTGGCTGCTGCAGTTCAAGAAGGGTGAGGTCAAGGGCCAGCAGAGCCCCGTCGGCATCATCCCGACCGAGGACGAGCTCGACCTGCGCGGCCTCGAGCTGCCGCAGAAGGACCTCGACCGGATCCTCACCCTCGACCTGGCCCGCTGGAAGCAGGAGATGGGCTTCCGCGAGGAGCACCTCAAGCAGTTCAAGCTGCCCGAGGAGATCTGGGAGGCGCACAAGCGCGTCGCTGCTGCGATCGACGAGGCCGCTCAGGCCTGA
- a CDS encoding DUF805 domain-containing protein has translation MTIPLDQPLRAASITEAYARFWKKYATFSGRASRTELLWPMLVNLLMLIVAVLARNDVVSLVIGLYALVVFVPTIALGARRLHDINRSGWWQLILVVPIIGDIVLAVLWLTFPSPEGVKYDLAA, from the coding sequence GTGACGATCCCCCTTGACCAGCCGCTTCGTGCGGCCTCGATCACCGAGGCGTACGCGCGGTTCTGGAAGAAGTACGCGACATTCTCGGGTCGCGCCAGCCGCACCGAGCTGCTCTGGCCGATGCTCGTGAACCTTCTGATGCTCATCGTCGCTGTGCTGGCGCGAAACGACGTCGTGAGCCTCGTGATCGGTCTCTACGCGCTGGTCGTGTTCGTGCCGACGATCGCACTCGGTGCACGGCGGCTGCACGACATCAACCGCTCCGGGTGGTGGCAGCTGATCCTGGTCGTACCGATCATCGGCGACATCGTGCTCGCGGTGCTGTGGCTGACCTTCCCGAGCCCCGAGGGTGTCAAGTACGACCTGGCCGCATGA
- a CDS encoding PGPGW domain-containing protein, which yields MKSLAGAAAKRLAFETLGWLLVVAGIAAMVLPGPGLLMLFGGLAVLSRQYAWARRYVEPVRLRALRGAAEGVETWPRIILSTLGALSIGAVGVVFLIRPPAPHWWPLEASLWLLGGDWTGVTLLGSCVIALAVLGYSYKHFHGHPDARHQLDESIEHTGEMNKVA from the coding sequence ATGAAGTCCCTCGCAGGAGCCGCAGCGAAGCGGCTCGCCTTCGAGACCCTCGGCTGGCTGCTCGTGGTCGCCGGGATCGCCGCGATGGTGCTGCCGGGTCCGGGGCTGCTGATGCTCTTCGGCGGGCTGGCTGTGCTCTCCCGCCAGTACGCGTGGGCCCGCCGCTACGTCGAGCCGGTCCGCCTCCGGGCCCTGCGCGGGGCCGCCGAGGGCGTCGAGACCTGGCCGCGGATCATCCTGTCCACCCTGGGGGCGCTCTCCATCGGTGCCGTCGGCGTCGTCTTCCTGATCAGGCCGCCCGCGCCGCACTGGTGGCCTCTCGAGGCTTCGCTGTGGCTCCTCGGTGGTGACTGGACCGGCGTGACCCTGCTGGGCTCCTGCGTCATCGCCCTCGCCGTCCTCGGCTACTCCTACAAGCACTTCCACGGCCACCCCGACGCCCGCCATCAGCTCGACGAGTCCATCGAGCACACGGGCGAGATGAACAAGGTCGCCTGA
- the recC gene encoding exodeoxyribonuclease V subunit gamma yields the protein MVVHLHRAPRTDLLADSLGELLSVPLGDPFATEVVVVPARGVERWLSQRLAHRLGAAEGRSDGICAGVDFRTPWSLFAEIAGTGDEDPWAPESLTWPVLAAIDASLDEPWARPLAQHLGHGDVTEEGVRRRGRRLALARRLARLFAAYADQRPAVVTDWSAGRDTDGLGNEIAEDLAWQPPLWRAVAELVGGPTPVERQAATVARLKQAPTEFELPERVSLFGHTRLSATDVELVAALGEHREVHLWLPHPSEALWEALAGLDGTVARTADRSHDAVGHPLLATLGRDTRELQRSLNGFSGEAITDGVFDTDGRLLGWLQADIRGNTVGEAAARVLAPEDRSIQVHACHGEARQVEVLREVLLGLLEDDPTLEPRDVLVMCPDIETFAPLIEAGFGLGEMIGETGHPAHRLRVKLADRSLTRTNPLLDVATRLLDLAGGRAGVSDVLDLAHLDPVRRRFGLNDDALEQLEDWAKDAGIRWGFDAEHREPFGLETYVANTWRFGMDRILTGVAMSEDSATWLDTTLPLDDVGSGSVELAGKFAELVDRLEQVTDELAGVHPLEHWLKVIEEGVAALTSVSANDEWQSGQVTRELSRVRDAARGHEVDELRLPDVRALLGARLAGRATRANFRTGTLTVSTLVPMRSVPHRVVCLLGMDDGVFPRVGITDGDDLLARDPQTGERDLRSEDRQLFLDALLAATETLVVTYTGANEYSGQPRPPAVPLGELLDALDATAVSADGRPVKEVVTTRHPLQPFDPRNLTPGALVAGHSFSFDRSAEAGAVAAVSDRVEPPELLPAPLMPTAAGDVTLEELLAFYRGPVRAFFRDRLELALPRDDDPLSEALPVELDGLGQWSVGDRLLHDLLAGMSEEQATQQEWRRGVLPPKWLGWRILTDVITKAKPIAAEALRVRHAGISTGQARAVDVEVDLGDGRRLTGTVPQVYGDRLVPVTYSRLGARQRIESWVQLVALAASDEDRAWSAWTLGRPGNSRSRTPFGLSQLGPLDHTAVDVLRDLVRLRDKGLSAPLPLPLKTSLAYARQRRTQAGVDDALYKAGWEWNDGRFEGEESDVEQVRAWGAKSAIPGLGDPPEPGEEFDGETSRFGALAMRVWSPLLQAEQGSW from the coding sequence GTGGTCGTACATCTGCACCGCGCGCCGCGGACCGATCTGCTCGCCGACTCGCTCGGCGAGCTGTTGTCGGTGCCGTTGGGGGATCCGTTCGCGACGGAGGTCGTGGTGGTGCCGGCGCGGGGGGTGGAGCGGTGGTTGTCGCAGCGGCTGGCGCATCGGCTGGGGGCAGCTGAGGGAAGGTCCGACGGGATCTGCGCGGGGGTCGATTTCCGGACGCCCTGGTCGCTGTTCGCCGAGATCGCGGGGACGGGGGACGAGGATCCCTGGGCGCCCGAGTCGCTGACCTGGCCGGTGCTGGCGGCGATCGACGCATCGCTGGACGAGCCGTGGGCGAGGCCGCTCGCGCAGCATCTGGGGCATGGGGATGTGACGGAGGAAGGCGTACGCCGGCGGGGGCGGCGGCTGGCGCTGGCCCGGAGGCTGGCGCGGTTGTTCGCGGCGTACGCGGACCAGCGGCCGGCGGTGGTGACCGACTGGAGTGCGGGGCGGGACACGGACGGGCTCGGCAACGAGATTGCCGAGGACCTGGCATGGCAGCCACCGCTGTGGCGTGCGGTCGCTGAGCTGGTCGGCGGTCCGACGCCGGTGGAGCGGCAGGCGGCCACGGTCGCAAGGCTGAAACAAGCCCCGACGGAGTTCGAGCTGCCGGAGCGGGTCTCCTTGTTCGGGCACACGAGGCTGTCGGCGACCGACGTCGAGCTCGTCGCGGCGCTGGGGGAGCACCGCGAGGTGCACCTGTGGTTGCCGCATCCCTCGGAGGCCCTGTGGGAGGCGCTCGCCGGGCTGGACGGGACGGTCGCGCGGACCGCGGACCGGTCCCACGACGCGGTCGGGCATCCGCTGCTGGCGACGTTGGGTCGGGATACGCGGGAGCTGCAGCGCTCGTTGAACGGGTTCTCCGGAGAGGCGATCACCGACGGCGTGTTCGACACCGACGGCCGGCTGCTCGGGTGGCTGCAGGCGGACATCCGTGGCAACACCGTCGGGGAAGCGGCCGCCCGGGTGCTCGCACCGGAGGACCGCTCGATCCAGGTGCACGCCTGCCACGGCGAGGCGCGTCAGGTCGAGGTGCTCCGGGAGGTGCTGCTGGGGCTGCTCGAGGACGACCCGACGCTGGAGCCGCGGGACGTGCTCGTGATGTGCCCCGACATCGAGACGTTCGCGCCGCTGATCGAGGCCGGGTTCGGGCTCGGCGAGATGATCGGCGAGACCGGACACCCGGCCCACCGGCTGCGGGTGAAGCTGGCCGACCGGTCGCTGACGCGTACGAACCCGCTTCTCGACGTGGCCACCAGGCTGCTCGACCTGGCCGGCGGCCGGGCGGGGGTGAGCGACGTACTCGATCTGGCTCATCTCGATCCGGTGCGGCGGCGGTTCGGGCTCAACGACGATGCGCTGGAGCAGCTCGAGGACTGGGCCAAGGACGCCGGGATCAGGTGGGGCTTCGACGCGGAGCACCGTGAGCCCTTCGGGCTGGAGACGTACGTCGCCAACACCTGGCGCTTCGGGATGGACCGGATCCTCACCGGGGTGGCGATGTCCGAGGACTCGGCGACCTGGCTGGATACGACGCTGCCGCTCGACGACGTGGGGAGCGGGTCGGTCGAGCTGGCGGGTAAGTTCGCCGAGCTCGTCGACCGCCTGGAGCAGGTGACCGACGAGCTGGCCGGGGTGCATCCGCTGGAGCACTGGCTGAAGGTGATCGAGGAGGGTGTCGCCGCGCTGACGTCGGTCTCGGCCAACGACGAGTGGCAGTCCGGCCAGGTGACGAGGGAGTTGTCGCGGGTGCGGGACGCCGCCCGAGGTCACGAGGTCGACGAGCTGCGACTGCCGGACGTGCGGGCGCTGCTGGGGGCGCGGCTGGCCGGACGAGCGACGCGCGCCAACTTCCGCACCGGGACGCTGACCGTGTCGACGCTGGTGCCGATGCGGTCGGTGCCGCACCGGGTGGTCTGCCTGCTCGGTATGGACGACGGAGTGTTCCCGCGGGTCGGGATCACCGACGGTGACGATCTGCTGGCCCGCGATCCGCAGACGGGGGAGCGCGACCTGCGCAGCGAGGACCGGCAGCTGTTCCTCGACGCCCTGCTGGCGGCGACCGAGACGCTGGTGGTGACCTACACGGGGGCCAACGAATACTCCGGCCAGCCGCGGCCGCCCGCGGTGCCGCTCGGGGAGCTGCTGGACGCGCTGGACGCGACCGCGGTCTCCGCAGACGGCAGGCCGGTCAAGGAGGTCGTGACGACCAGGCATCCGCTGCAGCCGTTCGACCCGCGCAACCTGACGCCCGGGGCGCTGGTGGCGGGGCACTCCTTCTCCTTCGACAGATCTGCCGAGGCAGGTGCCGTCGCCGCGGTGTCCGACCGTGTCGAGCCACCCGAGCTCCTGCCCGCGCCCCTGATGCCGACCGCCGCCGGGGACGTGACGCTCGAGGAGCTGCTGGCCTTCTACCGCGGGCCGGTGCGCGCGTTCTTCCGCGACCGGCTGGAGCTGGCGTTGCCGCGCGACGACGACCCGCTGTCCGAGGCGCTGCCGGTCGAGCTCGACGGGCTGGGGCAGTGGTCGGTGGGTGACCGGCTGCTCCACGACCTGCTCGCCGGCATGTCGGAGGAGCAGGCGACGCAGCAGGAGTGGCGACGCGGCGTACTTCCGCCGAAGTGGCTCGGCTGGCGCATCCTCACCGACGTGATCACCAAGGCGAAGCCGATCGCGGCCGAGGCGCTGCGCGTGCGCCACGCGGGCATCTCCACCGGACAGGCGCGCGCCGTCGACGTCGAGGTCGACCTCGGCGACGGACGCCGCCTGACCGGCACCGTCCCGCAGGTCTACGGCGACCGGCTCGTCCCGGTGACGTACTCCCGCCTGGGCGCCAGGCAGCGGATCGAGTCGTGGGTGCAGCTGGTCGCGCTGGCCGCCTCCGACGAGGACCGGGCCTGGAGCGCCTGGACGCTGGGCCGTCCGGGCAACTCCAGGTCGCGTACGCCGTTCGGGCTCTCCCAGCTCGGGCCGCTCGACCACACCGCGGTCGATGTGCTGCGTGACCTGGTGCGGTTGCGCGACAAGGGGCTCTCCGCGCCGCTCCCCCTGCCGCTGAAGACTTCGCTCGCCTACGCCCGCCAGCGGCGCACCCAGGCCGGCGTCGACGACGCGCTCTACAAGGCCGGCTGGGAATGGAACGACGGACGGTTCGAGGGCGAGGAGTCCGACGTGGAGCAGGTGCGGGCCTGGGGTGCGAAGTCCGCGATCCCGGGCCTCGGCGACCCTCCGGAGCCGGGCGAGGAGTTCGACGGGGAGACCTCCCGGTTCGGCGCGCTCGCGATGCGCGTCTGGTCGCCGTTGCTTCAGGCCGAGCAGGGGAGCTGGTGA
- a CDS encoding UvrD-helicase domain-containing protein, with product MTVDGFDLTGPLPTGTTLIEASAGTGKTFTIGALVTRYVVEGEATLDEILAITFGRAASQELRDRVRSHLVEAERAFAAAVAGRRPSPLDAHLELLLDVPDDEVRVRHERVRDALASFDGATIATTHQFCQLVLRSLGVAGDTDAGAELVESLDELVVEVVDDLYLKWFGEARERPPFDRDDALGLARTAVEDPQSVLAPAPAEDPVAGARVRFAEAVRDEVDRRKQMRGVLSYDDLLSRLAVALEDASAPARARMRQRWKIVLVDEFQDTDPVQWQVLSRAFSDHATLVLIGDPKQAIYAFRGGDVLTYLAAARTAETQATLDTNWRSDAPLVERLQVVLRGAALGSPEIVVHDVKAHHTGSRLVGAPHPSPFRIRRVGRSGFKLTRGKMVTAGDARNHIARDLAGDIAELLGSDATWCDRPVQAGDIAVIVAIRSHGLLVQRVLQEHGIPAVMAGGGDVFLTPAGEDWLALLQALDSPHRAPLVRAAGLSVFFGYTASELDAGGEALTSRIADTLRGWALLLRGRGVAALIEAAEERGLTARVLQRTDGERLLTDVRHLGQLLHDISVRDSLGLPALLTWFRDERRRSAATERPRRLDSDAAAVQIVTVHGSKGLQYPIVYLPFAYDFFVRDPEVARFHDADGQRTIDVTRTGAQWAQHLARHQDEELGEELRDLYVALTRAQSQVVAWWAPTANTATGGLHRLLFGRQPGVTEVPASQEVFDDAYAERVLGLIEKMGGPTAEPSVVATAVASVRPETTGVLAARAFTREVDAEWRRTSYSGLIRVDEGVAPTSEPEVEGTDDEPVADDADLSPSEVELVETPEEHLSPMAELPKGAGFGSLVHAVLEHTDPEAPDLGEELLAKTREQLRWWPVPASAEDLATAILPLNLTPLGPLADGLTLAQIPLRDRLRELDFEIPLAGGDARGPGAPDVRLSDLAPLLRAHLPADDPMVTYAGRLEAPPLGEQSLRGYLNGSVDVVLRLPSGRFVVVDYKTNFLGVEAMDYTQPKLAEAMLHSHYPLQALLYSAVVHRFLRWRLPGYDPETHLGGVLYLYVRGMLGPDTPVVDGIPTGVFTWQPPASLAVALSDLLDGGTAA from the coding sequence GTGACCGTGGACGGATTCGACCTGACCGGCCCCCTCCCGACCGGGACGACCCTGATCGAGGCCTCGGCCGGCACCGGGAAGACCTTCACCATCGGTGCTCTGGTCACCCGCTATGTCGTCGAGGGGGAGGCGACGCTCGACGAGATCCTGGCGATCACGTTCGGCCGGGCCGCCTCGCAGGAGCTGCGCGACCGGGTGCGCTCCCACCTCGTCGAGGCCGAGCGGGCGTTCGCGGCCGCAGTCGCCGGGCGGCGTCCGAGCCCGCTCGACGCCCACCTCGAGCTGCTGCTGGACGTGCCCGACGACGAGGTCCGCGTACGCCACGAGCGCGTGCGCGACGCGCTCGCCTCCTTCGACGGGGCCACGATCGCGACCACCCACCAGTTCTGCCAGCTCGTGCTGCGATCGCTCGGCGTGGCCGGTGACACCGACGCCGGCGCCGAGCTGGTCGAGTCGCTCGACGAACTGGTCGTCGAGGTCGTCGACGACCTCTATCTGAAGTGGTTCGGCGAGGCCCGGGAGCGGCCGCCGTTCGACCGCGACGACGCGCTCGGGCTGGCGCGCACCGCGGTCGAGGACCCGCAGTCGGTGCTGGCCCCGGCGCCCGCCGAGGACCCGGTCGCGGGTGCTCGGGTGCGGTTCGCCGAAGCGGTGCGGGACGAGGTCGACCGGCGCAAGCAGATGCGCGGCGTCCTCTCCTACGACGACCTGCTCTCCCGGCTCGCGGTCGCGCTGGAGGACGCGTCCGCGCCCGCACGGGCGCGGATGAGGCAGCGGTGGAAGATCGTGCTGGTCGACGAGTTCCAGGACACCGACCCGGTGCAGTGGCAGGTGCTGTCGCGAGCATTCTCAGACCACGCGACTTTGGTCCTCATCGGCGACCCGAAGCAGGCGATCTACGCCTTCCGCGGCGGTGACGTCCTCACCTACCTGGCGGCCGCCCGGACGGCCGAGACGCAGGCGACGCTCGACACCAACTGGCGCAGCGACGCACCGCTGGTCGAGCGGCTCCAGGTGGTCCTTCGTGGTGCCGCCTTGGGCTCGCCCGAGATCGTCGTGCACGACGTCAAGGCCCATCACACCGGCTCCCGGCTGGTCGGGGCCCCGCATCCTTCGCCGTTCCGCATCCGCCGGGTCGGCCGCAGCGGCTTCAAGCTGACTCGCGGCAAGATGGTCACGGCCGGCGACGCCCGCAACCACATCGCCCGGGACCTCGCCGGCGACATCGCCGAGCTGCTCGGCTCGGACGCGACCTGGTGCGACCGGCCGGTCCAGGCCGGGGACATCGCGGTCATCGTCGCGATCCGCTCCCACGGGCTGCTGGTCCAGCGCGTACTGCAGGAGCACGGCATCCCGGCGGTGATGGCCGGTGGCGGAGACGTCTTCCTGACCCCCGCAGGTGAGGACTGGCTAGCGCTGCTGCAGGCGCTCGACTCGCCCCACCGGGCGCCGCTGGTGCGGGCGGCCGGGCTGAGCGTGTTCTTCGGCTACACCGCGAGCGAGCTCGACGCGGGCGGCGAGGCGCTGACCTCCCGCATCGCCGACACCCTGCGTGGCTGGGCGCTGCTGCTGCGCGGTCGGGGTGTGGCCGCGCTGATCGAGGCGGCGGAGGAGCGCGGCCTCACCGCGCGCGTGCTGCAGCGCACCGACGGGGAGCGGCTGCTCACCGACGTACGTCATCTCGGGCAGCTGCTCCACGACATCTCCGTGCGCGACTCGCTCGGGCTGCCCGCGCTGCTGACCTGGTTCCGTGACGAGCGGCGGCGCTCGGCCGCCACCGAGCGGCCGCGGCGGCTCGACTCGGACGCCGCGGCGGTGCAGATCGTGACGGTGCACGGCTCGAAGGGGCTGCAGTACCCGATCGTCTACCTGCCCTTCGCCTACGACTTCTTCGTGCGCGACCCCGAGGTCGCCCGTTTCCACGACGCCGACGGCCAGCGGACGATCGACGTCACCCGCACCGGCGCGCAGTGGGCGCAGCATCTGGCCCGCCACCAGGACGAGGAGCTGGGGGAGGAGCTCCGTGATCTCTACGTCGCGCTGACCCGGGCGCAGTCGCAGGTCGTCGCGTGGTGGGCGCCGACGGCCAACACCGCCACCGGCGGACTGCACCGGTTGCTGTTCGGACGGCAGCCCGGCGTCACCGAGGTGCCGGCGTCGCAGGAGGTCTTCGACGACGCCTACGCCGAGCGGGTGCTCGGACTCATCGAGAAGATGGGCGGACCGACCGCCGAGCCATCGGTCGTGGCGACGGCCGTCGCGTCCGTGAGGCCGGAGACGACCGGCGTCCTCGCCGCGCGGGCGTTCACGCGCGAGGTGGACGCGGAGTGGCGGCGTACGTCCTACTCCGGGCTGATCCGCGTCGACGAGGGCGTCGCCCCGACCTCGGAGCCGGAGGTCGAGGGCACCGACGACGAGCCGGTCGCCGACGACGCCGATCTCTCGCCATCGGAGGTCGAGCTTGTCGAGACCCCGGAGGAGCACCTCTCGCCGATGGCCGAGCTGCCCAAGGGCGCCGGGTTCGGCTCGCTCGTCCACGCGGTCCTCGAACACACCGACCCCGAGGCCCCTGACCTGGGCGAGGAGCTGCTGGCGAAGACCCGCGAGCAGCTGCGCTGGTGGCCCGTCCCGGCCTCGGCCGAGGACCTGGCGACCGCGATCCTGCCGCTCAACCTGACCCCGCTCGGCCCGCTGGCCGACGGGCTGACGCTGGCCCAGATCCCGCTGCGCGACCGGCTGCGCGAGCTCGACTTCGAGATCCCGCTGGCCGGTGGTGACGCTCGGGGGCCGGGTGCGCCGGACGTGCGACTGAGCGACCTCGCCCCGCTGCTGCGGGCGCATCTTCCGGCGGACGACCCGATGGTGACGTACGCCGGCCGGCTGGAGGCTCCGCCCTTGGGCGAGCAGTCGCTGCGGGGCTACCTGAACGGTTCGGTCGACGTGGTGCTGCGGCTGCCGAGCGGCCGGTTCGTCGTGGTCGACTACAAGACCAACTTCCTGGGCGTGGAGGCGATGGACTACACCCAGCCGAAGCTCGCCGAGGCGATGCTGCACTCCCACTACCCGCTGCAGGCGCTGCTCTACTCCGCGGTGGTGCACCGCTTCCTGCGTTGGCGCCTGCCCGGCTACGACCCCGAGACGCATCTCGGCGGCGTGCTCTATCTCTACGTCCGCGGGATGCTCGGTCCGGACACTCCTGTCGTCGACGGCATCCCGACCGGCGTCTTCACCTGGCAGCCGCCCGCTTCCCTGGCGGTCGCACTGTCCGACCTGCTGGATGGAGGCACGGCCGCATGA